A portion of the Calliphora vicina chromosome 5, idCalVici1.1, whole genome shotgun sequence genome contains these proteins:
- the link gene encoding uncharacterized protein link — protein MTTSSADIWLQRIFCLILILKLTQARYDFLPKFFSPDSSVIVDSDKSLSQSNNIAIHYPNRIRMPPPFPLWRHYPRYHIIPPPPPGQILGINTWAKNANSKPVTMPTTSTTSTTSTTSTTTTTSTTTTTPKPTTTAIPKSSTSSPFITDDEFPTELLDIAQNKLGLKSLDEIPSISELGQLLGTNSPEETLSYIRQLTSNEQGVALMKAYIESTDYTDNSGDLHNKNEALSDDDNDDDEEEDEEEDIGDIEEALKVNDEGLIVITDDDSNGDYELTNEDEQPKETSPKPTLKPRKTPKIIQKLKELPNTHPSFMERIVNYMHLNNLFHKDKQESEDTKPSENQEYHQLNRITENGKKLQKKNPTTDNQENQTESEIVNPDANESVNLKSSIPFNYPVPIRVQSTTTTTTTPPPAINTPTVVHLNTPKMLIPHVQHLSRVTKIPSKKIEDFLASKPKLLELATKVSRFPIGYDRASPMEAQVMAAVQRAIEQDEDLKKLLSSTATLK, from the coding sequence atattttgtttaattttaatcttaAAATTAACACAAGCTCGTTATGATTTCCTGCCAAAATTCTTTAGTCCAGATAGTTCAGTTATTGTGGACTCGGATAAATCCTTGTCGCAAAGCAATAATATAGCGATACACTATCCCAATAGAATAAGAATGCCACCGCCATTTCCTCTATGGCGGCATTATCCACGTTATCACATCATACCGCCTCCACCGCCCGGACAAATATTGGGTATAAACACCTGGGCCAAAAATGCAAATTCAAAACCTGTAACAATGCCTACAACCTCCACAACAAGTACTACTAGTACCACATCTACAACAACTACTACCAGCACCACCACTACAACACCTAAACCCACTACTACTGCTATACCCAAATCTAGCACCTCCTCGCCCTTTATAACAGATGATGAATTTCCCACAGAATTATTGGATATAGCCCAAAATAAATTGGGTCTTAAGAGTCTCGATGAAATACCCAGTATTTCAGAATTGGGTCAACTTTTGGGAACCAATAGTCCCGAAGAGACTTTAAGTTATATCAGACAATTGACCTCCAATGAACAGGGTGTAGCCTTAATGAAAGCCTACATAGAATCCACAGATTATACCGACAATTCGGGAgatttgcataataaaaatgaagCTTTGTcagatgatgataatgatgatgatgaggaggAGGATGAAGAAGAGGATATAGGTGACATTGAAGAAGCCCTTAAAGTTAATGATGAAGGTTTAATAGTTATAACCGATGATGATTCAAATGGTGACTATGAACTAACTAATGAAGACGAGCAACCAAAAGAAACCTCTCCCAAACCCACCTTAAAGCCACGTAAAACACcaaaaatcatacaaaaacttaaagaaTTGCCCAACACTCATCCCAGTTTTATGGAACGTATAGTgaattacatgcatttgaataatttgtttcaTAAAGACAAACAGGAATCGGAAGACACAAAACCCAGCGAAAACCAAGAGTACCATCAACTCAACAGAATAACGGAAAATGGCAAAAagttacaaaagaaaaatcccACCACAGACAATCAAGAAAATCAAACAGAATCTGAAATAGTAAATCCCGATGCAAATGAAAGTGTTAATTTAAAATCGTCCATACCTTTTAACTATCCAGTACCCATTAGAGTTCAAAGTACAACCACCACCACTACTACTCCACCGCCTGCAATCAATACTCCAACTGTGGTCCACTTGAATACACCCAAAATGTTAATACCTCATGTCCAGCATCTGTCACGTGTCACGAAAATACCTTCCAAAAAAATCGAAGATTTCTTGGCCAGCAAACCGAAATTATTGGAATTGGCTACTAAAGTAAGCCGTTTCCCCATTGGCTATGACCGCGCTTCACCCATGGAGGCTCAAGTTATGGCAGCCGTGCAAAGAGCCATCGAACAAGATGAAGATTTGAAGAAACTTTTAAGTTCTACAGCCACCTTAAAGTGA
- the Roe1 gene encoding grpE protein homolog, mitochondrial, translating to MATKQLVNKQNTKLVSLLVANKPWKSCWSTSSRCYSNEKSAEKEAAQNGQAAAGNGEDLKKLTENVEALNKEVTELKEKNDELMDKYRRSLADSENLRVRLNKQIADAKIFGIQSFCKDLLEVADILGHATKAVPQEQLNDSNPHLKNLYEGLTMTNASLMQVFKRHGLEAMNPINEKFNPNLHEALFQKPDSTVDPDTIVEVTKLGYKLHERVIRPALVGVSKS from the exons atggCCACAAAACAATtggttaataaacaaaacacaaaattggTGTCTCTGTTGGTAGCCAACAAGCCCTGGAAGAG ttgttGGAGCACCTCCTCTAGATGCTATAGCAATGAGAAATCCGCTGAAAAGGAAGCCGCACAAAACGGACAAGCTGCTGCCGGCAATGGTGAAGATTTGAAAAAGTTAACCGAAAATGTGGAAGCTTTGAACAAAGAAGTCACCGAATTGAAAGAGAAAAATGATGAATTAATGGACAAATATCGTAGATCCTTGGCAGACAGTGAAAACTTGAGAGTACGTTTGAATAAGCAAATAGCCGATGCCAAAATCTTTGGCATACAATCATTCTGCAAAGATTTACTAGAAGTGGCCGATATTTTGGGACATGCTACTAAGGCAGTGCCTCAAGAACAATTGAATGATAGTAATCCTcatttaaagaatttatatGAAGGTTTGACCATGACCAATGCCTCTTTGATGCAAGTATTTAAGCGTCATGGCCTAGAAGCCATGAATCCtattaatgaaaaattcaaTCCCAATTTACATGAAGCTTTATTCCAAAAG CCCGATTCAACTGTAGATCCCGATACCATTGTTGAAGTAACAAAATTGGGCTACAAATTACATGAACGCGTTATAAGACCTGCTTTAGTTGGAGTTTCTAAATCCTAA